The sequence below is a genomic window from Candidatus Rokuibacteriota bacterium.
CCGAGCACCTCCCTATCGTGCTCGCCGCCGTGGAGGCGATCCTCGACCCCGCCTTCAACCTCCGCGGCGTCCAGACCACGGACGAGAGCGTCGCTCCCTTGCTGCTCGTCAGCGGTCCTGCGGCGGGGGCGGTGGGGATCAACGCGGGGGCGGGCGCGCTCGGCCCCGGCTGGCGGGCCAACGCGACCATCGGGCGGGCGGTGCGGCTCGTCATGAACAACCTCGGCGGCGGCTGGCCGGGCGCCGTCTCCTTCGCCGGGCTGGGCCAGCCCGCGCGCTACACGCTGTGCCTGGCGGAGCGGGACGACAGTCCCTGGCCGGGACTGCACCTCGAGGCGGGCCTCGGGCCCGAGCAGAGCGCGGTGACGGTGCTGCGGAGCGAGACCGTTATCAATGTCACCGGGGGGCTCGCGGAGCTCGCCAGCGTGATGGGCTCGGCCGCCTCGCTCTTCACCATGCTCCACGATGGGAAGGTCGCCGTGGTGCTGGCGCCCTTCGTGGCCCGGGAGCTGGCCCGCAAGGGGTGGAGCAAGGAGGACGTGCGGCGTGAGCTCCACGATCGGGGGCGGCTGGCGGCCGGGACATGGCGCCGGTCATGGCTTCACGCCACGGTCCGGGACGTCGACTGGCCGGCCTGGGTGCGGGCGGCGGCCGAGGGCGACTCGATCCCGGCGCTGCGGGAGCCGGGCGACATCACGGTGGTCGTGGCCGGGGCGGATCTCGAGATCCCGCAGAATGCCTATTTCCCGTCGTGGGGCCACCCGCCCTGTCGCATCACCCGGGCCGTGGCGCTGCCAGAGGACTGGCGGGCGCGCCTCGCCGTCGAGGTGGTTCCTGAGACCGGGTAGGCCCATCCCGGCGGTTCAGGCGACGCCGAGGCCGAGGGTCCGGAGCGCCGCCTCCAGGGCTGCCTGGTTGCTCGTCACCACCGGGATGCCGAGAGCCTCCTGGAGCGCCTCCCGTACATCGTAAGCGCGGAAGGTGCAGCAGGCGACGAAGAGGGCCTCGGCCGGGGCCCCGCCGAGCCGCTGGTGGGCGAACTCCTGGATCGCCGCAGGCGCGACCTCTGCGATGGCGAGGCTGTCGATGAGTCCCATGCCGGCCGCCGCCGGGACCACGAACCCATCCGCCTCGAGGCTGGCCCGGACCCGTTCGGTGAGGGTGTCGGGGTAGGGGGTGAGGACGGCCACCGATCGCACGCCGAGCCGGCGGAGCGCTTCCCGCACCGCCGCCATGGTGCTGATGACCGGGGCGCCGGTGACCCGCGCGATCTCCTGGCAGAGCTCGGCCTCGTAGGCGTTGCCGCGGAGCGCCCCGGCGGAGGTGCAGGAGAAGACCACCGCGTCCGGGCGGATCGTCGCCAGATCCCGGGCGGCGGGGATCGCGTGCTCCTCGAGCATCCGGATCTCGTCCGCCTCGGTCGCCGTCACCAGGCGCATCCGGGCCGCGTGGACAGTCACCTCACGCGGGACGCGGCGGTAGAAGTCCGCCTCCTGGATCGTGCCGGAGGAGGGCAGCAGCAGCCCGAGCCGCTTCGCCCCTCTCGCCATCGGCCTAGTCCTCGCCCGTCGGGCGGGACCTGTCCCCCCCGCCGACGCCGCGGCGGGTCAGGAAGGCCCGCAGGGCGCGGGCGCAGGCCGGGCCGTGCGAGTAGGCGATGGCGTGGCGCACGCCCGCGAACTCCTGGAGCTCCGAGCCGGGCACCAGGGCGTGAATCTCCCGCGCGATGGCGAGCGGGACGAAGGGGCTGGCCCCGGGGGCGAGGACGAGAGTCGGGACGGCGATGGCCGGCAGGTCCGGGGTGAGATCGGTGCCGATCAGGAGGTCGGCGAGGTCCAGCGTCACGTCGGGGGAGGACCGCGCCTGCTCCGCCTCGAACCACCGCCAGGCGGCGGGGGAGGCCTGCTCGGGGTCCAGCCGGTGAGGCATCATCATCGCCGACCATGCCGCCATCCCGTTGCGGCCGATGAAGTCGCGCCACTCGCGCACGCGCTGGATGGAGGCGCCGCGGTGCGAGGTCGAGCACACGGCGAGGCTCAGGAGCCCGGGGGTGCGGCGCGTCGCCAGCCAGAGGCCCACGGTGCCCCCGAGCGATTCCCCCACCAGGTGGAACTGCTCGGCGCCCGCGGCGCGCGCCACCGCGACGACATCCTCCGCCAGGAGATCCATCGACCACGCGAAGCCCGGCCCGGGCACGGAGGAGCGGCCGAAGCCCCGCGTGTCGAAGCGGACCAGCCGATAGCGGCCGGCGAGGACAGGCAGCCAGGCGCTCCAGATCGCGCCGGTGATGCCGACGCCATGATGGAAGAGGATCGTGGGCCGGGGACCGACCCAGGGAGGGGTGAGGTCGGTGATCTCGTAGTAGAGGGGACCCGCCGGGCGCTGGAGCTCTGGCACGCTGGTCCTCCTCTCGTAGGGATGCCGCGACGGCCCTTGACACCGGCTGACGGGCAATGCTAGCGTGGCCGCCGATGTTCAGCAAGCAGAACTGAAGTTCTGCATCGTGACCGGGCCGGCCCGCGCACGGAGGTGGCCACCATGAGGATCGTGATGCCGAGCACGACGTACCGGGCGCGGGGCGTCCGGCTCGCCGCCCGCCCCGCGTCCCTGCGGGGGAGCACGGTCGGCTTCCTGGACGGCTGGGGACGCCGCCTGGACGACGGCTCCTTCGCCATGTACCCGCTCATGGAGGCGCTCAAGCGGCTGCTCGCCGAGCGTCACGGGATCGGCGAGACGCTCTGGATCCGGAAGCCGAGCATCTCCAAGCCGGCGCCGAAGGAGCAGATCGCCGAGCTGGTCAGCCGCGCGGAGGTGATCGTCAACGGGGAGGCGGCCTGAGGGTCCTGCACCTACGCGTCCGTGCTCGACGCGTTCGACTTCGAGACCCAGGGCCGGCCGACGATCACGATCTGCCATGACACCTTCGAGCGGGCCGCGCGCAACCACGCGACCGCTCTGGGCCTGCCCGACCTGCCGCTGCTGGTGGAGCCGGCCCCCAGGGCGGGCAACCTCACGACCGACGCGGGCGAGCTGGCCGAGCGCGGT
It includes:
- a CDS encoding aspartate/glutamate racemase family protein — encoded protein: MARGAKRLGLLLPSSGTIQEADFYRRVPREVTVHAARMRLVTATEADEIRMLEEHAIPAARDLATIRPDAVVFSCTSAGALRGNAYEAELCQEIARVTGAPVISTMAAVREALRRLGVRSVAVLTPYPDTLTERVRASLEADGFVVPAAAGMGLIDSLAIAEVAPAAIQEFAHQRLGGAPAEALFVACCTFRAYDVREALQEALGIPVVTSNQAALEAALRTLGLGVA
- a CDS encoding alpha/beta fold hydrolase, whose product is MPELQRPAGPLYYEITDLTPPWVGPRPTILFHHGVGITGAIWSAWLPVLAGRYRLVRFDTRGFGRSSVPGPGFAWSMDLLAEDVVAVARAAGAEQFHLVGESLGGTVGLWLATRRTPGLLSLAVCSTSHRGASIQRVREWRDFIGRNGMAAWSAMMMPHRLDPEQASPAAWRWFEAEQARSSPDVTLDLADLLIGTDLTPDLPAIAVPTLVLAPGASPFVPLAIAREIHALVPGSELQEFAGVRHAIAYSHGPACARALRAFLTRRGVGGGDRSRPTGED